One Synechococcus sp. JA-2-3B'a(2-13) genomic window carries:
- a CDS encoding ABC transporter permease, translating to MDVQLRSVLLFLAYKLTRLGLLLAAVAVLTFALLSFSPVDPVQAYVGADMLQISPAQRDLIAQRWGLDQPMLLRFGNWLGQMVQGNWGTSMVFDQPVVQVIQQRFELSLPLLAIAWLLSGFLGVGLGVLAAAFQGAWVDRSIRLYAYTLASSPPFWVALLLLIAFSVELGLTPICCAAPPGALAEEVTFWQRLHHLLLPAFTLTFIGVANITLHTRQKLIDVLHSNYVLFARAQGESLAGILWYHGLRNILLPALTLQFASFGELFGGSVLVEQVFAYPGLGQATVQAALRSDVPLLVGIVFFSALFVYAGNTLADLSYQIVDPRIRLGGRIG from the coding sequence ATGGACGTGCAACTGAGGTCAGTTCTGCTGTTTCTGGCTTATAAGCTGACTCGGCTGGGGTTGCTGCTGGCGGCTGTGGCAGTCCTGACGTTTGCCCTGCTCAGCTTCTCCCCTGTTGATCCCGTACAAGCCTATGTAGGGGCCGACATGCTGCAGATCAGCCCAGCCCAACGAGACCTGATTGCCCAGCGTTGGGGGCTGGATCAGCCCATGCTGCTTCGCTTTGGGAACTGGCTTGGGCAGATGGTTCAAGGCAACTGGGGCACCTCAATGGTGTTCGATCAGCCAGTGGTGCAGGTCATTCAACAGCGGTTTGAGCTATCGCTGCCCTTACTGGCAATTGCCTGGCTGCTTTCCGGTTTCCTGGGAGTGGGGTTGGGGGTTTTGGCCGCAGCGTTTCAGGGCGCTTGGGTTGACCGCAGTATTCGTCTTTACGCCTACACCCTCGCCTCTTCTCCCCCTTTCTGGGTGGCGCTGCTACTCTTGATCGCGTTTTCGGTAGAGCTGGGTCTAACACCTATCTGTTGCGCCGCGCCACCTGGCGCGTTGGCGGAGGAGGTGACTTTTTGGCAGCGCTTACACCACTTGCTCTTGCCTGCTTTCACCCTAACTTTCATCGGCGTTGCCAACATCACCTTGCACACTCGTCAGAAGCTCATTGACGTGTTGCACAGCAACTATGTGCTGTTTGCTCGTGCCCAGGGGGAAAGCCTGGCTGGGATCCTGTGGTACCACGGCTTGCGGAATATCTTGCTGCCTGCGCTGACGCTGCAATTTGCCTCCTTTGGGGAACTGTTTGGTGGCTCAGTGTTAGTGGAACAGGTGTTTGCTTATCCAGGACTGGGACAAGCAACGGTACAGGCAGCTTTGCGCAGTGATGTGCCTCTGTTGGTGGGCATTGTGTTTTTCAGCGCCTTGTTTGTCTATGCCGGCAATACCCTAGCTGACCTGTCCTACCAGATTGTCGATCCACGCATTCGCCTTGGCGGGAGGATAGGATGA
- a CDS encoding ABC transporter ATP-binding protein, which produces MLVVSGLNIRFSRYERGLRRRYLQVITDLDLEVKAGEVVAVVGASGSGKSLLAHALLGLLPENATLRGTLLFQGQPLTPERCRQLRGKAIALIPQSVDYLDPLMQVGSQVQRVARLSGASQGEARRAVSRIFARYSLPPGTEGLYPFQLSGGMARRVLVSTAAVSRAKLVIADEPTPGLDAEVVAETLAHLRELAQEGRGVMLITHDIQAALSVADRVAVFYAGTTVELASAQDFERGNLRHPYTQALWRSLPQNEFAPLPGNQPDPEALPAGCLFGDRCPWASEICRAEHPPLRAVGGGWVRCIHAQG; this is translated from the coding sequence ATGTTGGTGGTCTCCGGCCTAAACATTAGGTTCAGCCGATACGAGCGGGGGCTGCGCCGCCGCTACCTTCAGGTGATTACAGATCTGGATCTGGAGGTTAAGGCAGGGGAGGTGGTGGCAGTGGTGGGGGCCAGCGGATCGGGCAAAAGTTTGCTGGCCCATGCCCTCTTGGGTCTTTTGCCAGAGAACGCTACCCTGCGCGGTACTCTCCTATTTCAGGGGCAGCCCTTGACCCCTGAGCGGTGTAGGCAACTGCGCGGCAAGGCCATTGCTCTCATCCCCCAGTCTGTGGACTACCTGGATCCCCTCATGCAAGTAGGATCCCAGGTACAGCGGGTAGCTCGGCTCAGCGGTGCCTCCCAAGGCGAGGCCCGTAGAGCAGTGAGCCGCATCTTTGCCCGCTATAGCTTGCCGCCGGGAACAGAGGGCCTCTACCCTTTCCAGCTCTCCGGAGGCATGGCACGGCGGGTGCTGGTATCGACGGCGGCAGTTAGCAGAGCCAAGCTGGTGATAGCCGACGAGCCCACGCCAGGCTTGGACGCGGAGGTGGTGGCTGAGACCCTTGCCCATCTGCGGGAACTGGCCCAGGAGGGCCGAGGCGTTATGTTGATTACACACGATATTCAGGCGGCGTTGTCGGTGGCAGATCGAGTGGCAGTCTTCTATGCGGGCACTACAGTCGAGTTGGCCTCGGCTCAGGATTTCGAAAGGGGAAACTTGCGCCACCCCTACACTCAAGCTCTGTGGCGATCCCTGCCCCAAAATGAGTTTGCTCCCCTGCCGGGCAACCAGCCTGACCCTGAGGCACTGCCTGCGGGTTGTTTGTTTGGGGATCGCTGCCCCTGGGCAAGTGAAATCTGTCGAGCTGAGCATCCGCCTCTGCGGGCGGTTGGAGGAGGGTGGGTGAGGTGTATCCATGCTCAAGGGTGA
- a CDS encoding cell division protein FtsX encodes MQSLSRFLNKIRYLLQETFLGLRRGGWLNWAAVSTLLVLLFLVGIGVELSWGLDATVQSLGGQLEISVYLEPERQGVELQPQVAQLPHVAEVKVITKDQAWRTLLIEMGIQDEAAMETQLGENPLVDALRVKADSTEALGEVAEQIRQLEGVDEVYYGDRIVEQLAQLQDMLRLGSLTITGVLALTAVAVITTTIRLIVMARRREIEVMQLVGATAAWIYLPFILQGCLFGVISAVGAWGLILGSQQLLQELLEQLIVLPFLKVMQADRSQLEFWLLPSMLLGMGVFLGTTSSLIAVRKSAGR; translated from the coding sequence ATGCAATCTCTCTCCCGATTTCTCAATAAAATCCGCTATCTCCTACAGGAGACTTTTTTGGGGTTGCGGCGGGGGGGCTGGCTGAACTGGGCCGCTGTGAGCACCCTGCTGGTGTTGCTGTTCTTGGTGGGGATCGGCGTTGAGCTGTCCTGGGGCCTGGATGCCACGGTGCAGTCGCTGGGAGGACAACTGGAGATCTCCGTCTACCTGGAGCCGGAACGGCAGGGGGTGGAGCTGCAACCTCAGGTCGCCCAACTGCCTCATGTGGCCGAGGTGAAGGTCATCACCAAAGACCAAGCTTGGCGCACCCTCTTGATCGAGATGGGGATCCAAGACGAGGCGGCCATGGAAACCCAGTTGGGGGAGAACCCCTTGGTGGATGCTCTGCGGGTTAAGGCGGATTCCACCGAAGCCTTGGGGGAAGTGGCGGAGCAGATTCGCCAACTGGAAGGGGTGGATGAGGTCTACTACGGCGACCGCATTGTGGAGCAACTGGCCCAGCTCCAGGACATGCTACGGCTGGGATCCCTGACCATTACCGGCGTGTTGGCCCTGACAGCGGTGGCGGTCATCACCACCACCATTCGCCTCATCGTCATGGCGCGGCGGCGGGAGATCGAGGTGATGCAATTGGTGGGGGCGACGGCAGCCTGGATTTACTTGCCCTTTATTTTGCAAGGGTGCCTGTTTGGGGTGATCAGCGCAGTGGGAGCTTGGGGATTGATCTTGGGATCCCAGCAGTTGCTGCAGGAGCTGCTGGAGCAGTTGATTGTCTTGCCCTTCCTCAAGGTGATGCAGGCAGATCGCAGCCAACTGGAGTTTTGGCTCTTGCCGTCGATGTTGTTGGGGATGGGGGTTTTTCTGGGCACCACCAGCAGCTTGATCGCGGTGCGCAAGTCGGCAGGGCGATGA
- a CDS encoding pyridoxal phosphate-dependent aminotransferase codes for MVSAAGLSQRVAHLSPSPTLSISALAKAMQAEGLDVCSLSAGEPDFDTPDHIRAAAIRALEEGKTRYGPTAGIPALRQAVADKLRQENGLEFSHDQILISNGGKQTLFNLAMVLLDPGDEVILPVPYWVSYPEIAILAGAKVVQVQTEEAQGFKLTAAQLRQALTPRSKLLILNSPANPTGAVYHQHELAALAEVILSAPHLYVICDEIYEKLVYGQARHISLGSLCPDLMPRLILSSGFAKAYAMTGWRVGYLAGPKPIIEAAINLQSHSTSNVCTFAQYGALEALTSPLSAAAVEKMRQEFWQRRDLMLDGIRTLPGATCPEPEGAFYVFVNIGQTGLSSVEFCRQLLKEHHVAAVPGVAFGADSYIRLSYAADRTTLEKGLQRLHRFVSSL; via the coding sequence ATGGTGTCTGCTGCCGGCTTGTCCCAACGGGTCGCCCATCTATCCCCTTCCCCCACGCTATCCATTTCGGCTCTGGCTAAAGCCATGCAGGCAGAGGGGCTGGATGTGTGTAGCTTGAGCGCGGGCGAGCCGGATTTCGATACGCCTGACCACATTCGGGCCGCGGCCATCCGTGCTCTGGAAGAGGGCAAAACCCGTTACGGCCCCACCGCTGGGATCCCCGCCCTTCGCCAAGCAGTGGCCGATAAGCTGCGGCAGGAAAACGGCCTGGAGTTCAGCCACGACCAAATCCTGATCAGCAACGGCGGCAAGCAAACCCTGTTTAACCTGGCCATGGTGCTGCTGGATCCCGGCGATGAAGTGATCCTGCCTGTTCCCTACTGGGTCAGCTACCCCGAAATTGCCATTTTGGCAGGGGCAAAGGTTGTGCAGGTGCAGACGGAAGAGGCCCAGGGGTTCAAGCTCACCGCCGCCCAACTGCGCCAGGCCCTCACCCCCCGTAGCAAGCTGCTGATTCTCAACTCGCCGGCCAACCCCACCGGAGCCGTTTACCACCAGCACGAGCTGGCAGCTCTGGCAGAGGTGATCCTCTCCGCCCCCCATCTGTACGTGATCTGCGACGAGATCTACGAAAAGCTGGTTTATGGACAAGCCCGCCACATCAGCCTGGGATCCCTTTGCCCTGACTTGATGCCGCGCCTGATTCTCAGCAGTGGCTTTGCCAAAGCCTACGCCATGACCGGCTGGCGGGTGGGCTACTTGGCCGGGCCCAAGCCCATCATTGAGGCGGCCATCAACCTGCAAAGCCACAGCACCTCCAATGTCTGCACCTTCGCCCAGTACGGTGCTCTGGAAGCCCTGACCAGCCCCCTATCGGCAGCGGCTGTGGAAAAAATGCGCCAAGAATTCTGGCAGCGGCGGGATCTGATGCTGGACGGGATCCGCACCTTGCCAGGGGCGACTTGCCCGGAGCCAGAAGGTGCATTTTATGTGTTTGTCAACATCGGCCAAACCGGGTTAAGTTCGGTGGAGTTTTGCCGGCAGCTGCTCAAGGAACACCACGTGGCTGCTGTGCCGGGGGTAGCCTTTGGGGCAGATTCCTACATTCGCCTTTCCTATGCTGCCGATCGCACCACCCTCGAAAAAGGGCTGCAGCGGCTGCACCGGTTTGTGTCTTCCCTCTGA
- a CDS encoding ABC transporter ATP-binding protein, which produces MLKGEHLWFRYGRHLPWVVQDQTLQVELGEVVGLMAPSGFGKTTLAKLLAGYLTPSQGRVSVTGQPLPRRGYCPVQLVFQHPEQAVNPHWRIAQVLREGPPPQPEVLHTLGISPSWLNRYPHELSGGELQRVVIARVLNPQTRYLIADEMTAMLDANTQALIWQAVLAYGRAHQMGLLVISHDRFLLERLCSRYVIMTSHDPYLVERAGHRVVRMEGGRLYDLR; this is translated from the coding sequence ATGCTCAAGGGTGAGCATCTCTGGTTTCGCTATGGACGGCATCTGCCTTGGGTGGTGCAAGATCAGACCCTTCAAGTAGAACTTGGGGAAGTCGTAGGGCTGATGGCTCCCTCTGGTTTTGGCAAAACTACTCTGGCCAAGTTGCTGGCGGGCTACCTTACCCCCAGCCAAGGTCGGGTGAGTGTGACAGGGCAGCCTTTGCCTCGGCGAGGGTACTGCCCAGTGCAGCTTGTCTTTCAACATCCAGAGCAGGCCGTTAACCCCCACTGGCGCATAGCTCAGGTCTTGCGGGAAGGGCCTCCTCCCCAGCCAGAGGTTCTCCACACCTTAGGCATTTCCCCCAGTTGGCTCAACCGCTATCCCCATGAGCTAAGCGGGGGAGAATTGCAGCGGGTTGTCATCGCCCGGGTTCTCAACCCACAAACTCGCTATTTGATTGCAGATGAGATGACAGCCATGCTCGACGCCAATACCCAAGCCCTGATCTGGCAAGCTGTCTTGGCCTATGGGCGGGCACATCAGATGGGGCTTTTGGTCATCAGTCATGATCGCTTTCTCCTGGAACGGCTCTGCAGCCGCTACGTCATCATGACCAGCCATGACCCCTATCTGGTGGAGCGGGCCGGCCACCGGGTGGTGCGCATGGAGGGAGGGCGCCTGTATGATCTGCGCTGA
- a CDS encoding ABC transporter substrate-binding protein, giving the protein MLAIGGEREEGFDPTLGWGRYGSPLFQSTLLRRDENLEIVNDLATGYTVSQDGLTWTVTLRKDAVFSDGKPVTAADVAYTFNQAARSGGLVDLTALKEAVAIDTHTVELRLQKPQSTFVNRLITLGIVPQHAHGPDYARKPIGSGPYRLVQWDEGQQLIVEANPLYYGQTPGIRRLVFLFLEEDAAFAAARAGQVHVVSVPQSLAKQTVEGMKLHAIPSVDNRGLMFPFPPKTGATTPKGYPIGNDVTSDLAIRKAVNFAIDRQALVDGVLEGYGSPAYGPVSGLPWEEPTAKIEDNNPDLARQILAEGGWSDKDGDGVVEKNGLRAEFTVLYPANDSIRQALALAVAEMLRPVGIRVNVEGKSWDDITPLMHSNVVLFGWGSHDPTEVYNLYHSKAAQGGFFNAGYYANPFVDRMLDLAMEAPSEAEAIPFWRAAQWDGKQGFTAKGDAAWAWLVNLDHTYFVQECLDIGQPQVQPHGHGWPITANITRWKWTCN; this is encoded by the coding sequence GTGCTGGCCATTGGAGGGGAAAGGGAAGAAGGATTTGATCCCACCCTGGGCTGGGGACGTTACGGTTCGCCTTTGTTCCAAAGCACTCTGCTGCGGCGGGACGAGAACCTTGAGATTGTAAACGACCTGGCGACTGGCTACACTGTCAGCCAAGATGGCCTAACCTGGACGGTAACCCTACGAAAGGATGCAGTCTTCTCCGATGGAAAACCTGTCACAGCAGCGGACGTGGCTTACACCTTTAACCAAGCAGCTCGGAGTGGTGGTCTGGTCGACCTAACCGCCCTAAAGGAAGCAGTAGCTATCGACACTCATACGGTGGAGCTGCGGCTGCAAAAACCCCAAAGTACTTTTGTCAACCGCCTCATCACCTTGGGTATCGTGCCTCAACATGCCCACGGGCCTGATTATGCTCGCAAACCCATTGGCTCTGGCCCCTACCGACTGGTGCAGTGGGATGAGGGGCAACAACTGATTGTGGAGGCAAATCCCTTATATTACGGCCAGACTCCTGGCATTCGGCGGCTGGTTTTCCTTTTCCTGGAGGAGGATGCAGCCTTTGCAGCAGCCCGAGCCGGACAGGTACACGTGGTTAGCGTGCCTCAGTCTTTGGCTAAGCAAACTGTTGAGGGCATGAAGCTTCACGCCATTCCCAGTGTGGATAACCGAGGGCTGATGTTCCCCTTTCCCCCTAAAACCGGTGCGACAACCCCAAAGGGATACCCCATCGGCAACGATGTGACTTCTGACTTGGCGATTCGCAAGGCGGTCAACTTCGCCATTGACCGACAGGCGCTGGTGGATGGAGTCCTAGAAGGCTACGGATCCCCTGCCTATGGCCCAGTCAGCGGTTTGCCCTGGGAAGAGCCGACCGCCAAGATTGAGGACAACAATCCAGACCTGGCCCGTCAGATTCTAGCTGAGGGAGGCTGGAGCGATAAAGATGGGGATGGGGTAGTGGAAAAAAACGGGCTGCGGGCTGAGTTCACCGTGCTCTACCCGGCCAACGACAGCATTCGCCAAGCCCTGGCCCTAGCTGTTGCAGAAATGCTGCGGCCTGTGGGCATCCGAGTCAATGTCGAGGGCAAAAGTTGGGATGACATCACTCCGCTCATGCACAGCAACGTGGTGCTGTTTGGCTGGGGCAGCCATGACCCAACTGAGGTGTACAACCTCTACCACAGCAAAGCGGCCCAGGGGGGATTTTTCAATGCCGGCTACTATGCCAACCCGTTTGTGGATCGAATGCTGGATCTGGCTATGGAGGCCCCCTCTGAAGCTGAAGCTATCCCCTTCTGGCGGGCAGCCCAGTGGGATGGAAAGCAAGGCTTTACTGCCAAAGGAGATGCAGCCTGGGCTTGGTTGGTGAACCTGGATCATACCTACTTTGTCCAAGAGTGCTTGGATATAGGCCAGCCGCAGGTACAGCCTCATGGCCATGGTTGGCCAATCACAGCCAACATCACCCGTTGGAAATGGACGTGCAACTGA
- a CDS encoding ABC transporter permease encodes MIPFASPRVAAADADGGMKFSESSVKGERRRQTLWAIGLCAFFLVSILCSAGLIGDTGLSPNLTQRNQPPSLAHPFGTDWLGRDMLARSLHGMSLSLWVGMLAAAVSVVIAAVLGLVSGTVGGWVDASICWMIDLCFSLPHLVVQILIAFAVGGGVRGVIVAVALTHWPSLARLVRAEVLQVSSSDYAQSSYRLGRSSLWVARYHMMPHILPQLLVGLILLFPHAILHEAALSFIGVGISPHLPAIGIILAESMRHLSTGYWWLGVMPGLLLLLSVKAFDWLGENLQALLNPRTAQE; translated from the coding sequence ATGATCCCTTTTGCATCGCCTCGTGTTGCTGCTGCTGATGCCGATGGGGGGATGAAATTCTCAGAGTCCTCTGTCAAAGGAGAGCGCAGGCGGCAGACTCTGTGGGCAATTGGACTGTGTGCTTTTTTTTTGGTGTCTATCCTCTGCAGCGCTGGGCTTATCGGCGATACCGGACTGAGCCCGAACCTAACTCAGCGGAATCAGCCTCCTTCCCTGGCCCATCCCTTCGGCACCGACTGGCTGGGGCGGGATATGCTGGCCCGATCCTTGCACGGGATGTCCCTTAGTCTGTGGGTAGGCATGCTGGCTGCCGCCGTCAGCGTGGTGATCGCCGCTGTTTTGGGTTTGGTGAGTGGCACGGTGGGAGGCTGGGTGGATGCCTCGATCTGCTGGATGATTGACCTATGTTTCAGCCTGCCTCACCTGGTGGTGCAGATCCTTATAGCTTTTGCTGTCGGCGGCGGAGTTCGGGGAGTCATTGTTGCCGTTGCCCTCACCCACTGGCCCAGCCTAGCGCGCCTGGTGCGGGCCGAGGTGTTACAGGTCAGCAGTTCTGACTATGCCCAGAGTTCTTACCGACTGGGCCGCTCTTCCCTCTGGGTTGCCCGCTACCATATGATGCCTCACATTTTGCCCCAGCTCCTAGTGGGACTTATTCTGCTGTTTCCCCACGCCATTTTGCACGAAGCAGCCCTCTCATTCATTGGGGTAGGTATTTCGCCGCACCTACCGGCCATCGGCATTATTCTGGCCGAATCCATGCGCCACCTCTCCACCGGCTACTGGTGGCTGGGGGTTATGCCTGGACTGCTGCTGCTGCTGTCGGTCAAGGCTTTTGACTGGCTGGGAGAAAACCTGCAGGCCCTTCTCAATCCGCGTACGGCTCAGGAGTAG
- the metE gene encoding 5-methyltetrahydropteroyltriglutamate--homocysteine S-methyltransferase — protein sequence MTAQTMTLGYARMGKRRELKKALEGFWSGALGSEALLATFWDLETQAWQTQLQAGIDHIAVGDQTLYDHVLDWATWLGLIPSRFRGLSGLDRYFAMARGREGLPALEMTKWFDTNYHYLVPEIEPEADPSPNFGDFLERVRRAQGILGERTSPVVLSPVTLLCLSQRSGDLRADLEKLLPLYRDLLQELKQLGIPEVQIHDPILVTSQGSGLREAVEMSYRQLATAGIPVHLVTYFDDLGETYPWVVQLPVAGISLDFTRGHTLDLVRTYGFPADQILGAGVVDARNVWKVQPETVLASLRELQGVAPNLRVQPSASLQFVPHDAALEAQLPEPLRNVLSFAEQKLAEVALLARALNGEDTAAQQAEIQQQWQSFAQFSPPNPQVRQALANLKLQDFERFLPYEQRLSRQVQLPPLPTTTIGSFPQTPEVRQWRAKYKRGEVSQAEYEAAIDAEIAKCIRIQEEIGLDVLVHGEFERTDMVEYFAQKLEGFAFTEHGWVQSYGSRCVRPPILYGDVVRPQPMTVREFQVAQSHTQKPVKGMLTGPVTMLNWSFPRVDIPRREQALQIALALRAEVADLEAAGAVMVQVDEPALREGLPLKKERWPEYLSWAVDAFRLATGGAKPETQIHTHMCYSEFGDIIEHIERLDADVLSIENSRSNNKTLLQIAQAGYRHQVGNGVYDVHSPAVPSVEQILQQLRTGLAHLPVEQTWVNPDCGLKTRRWEEVIPALKNMVAAAHQLGEELLETQPEGLRE from the coding sequence ATGACTGCACAAACCATGACATTGGGGTATGCCCGCATGGGCAAGCGCCGCGAGCTCAAAAAAGCTTTGGAAGGCTTTTGGAGTGGTGCCCTAGGGTCAGAGGCTCTGCTGGCTACCTTTTGGGATTTGGAGACTCAAGCCTGGCAGACTCAGCTACAAGCTGGGATTGATCACATTGCGGTAGGGGATCAGACTCTCTACGACCATGTACTGGACTGGGCCACCTGGCTGGGGCTGATCCCCTCTCGGTTCCGAGGTCTGTCGGGTTTAGACCGCTACTTTGCCATGGCGCGGGGGCGGGAGGGCCTGCCGGCTTTGGAAATGACCAAGTGGTTTGACACCAACTACCACTACTTGGTACCCGAAATTGAGCCGGAAGCCGATCCCAGTCCTAACTTTGGGGATTTTTTGGAAAGAGTTCGGCGGGCCCAAGGGATCCTAGGGGAGCGCACCAGCCCCGTTGTCCTCAGTCCAGTGACTTTGCTCTGCCTTAGCCAGCGATCTGGGGATCTGCGGGCGGACTTGGAAAAGCTCCTTCCTCTGTACCGGGATCTCCTCCAGGAGTTAAAACAGCTGGGGATCCCAGAAGTCCAGATTCACGATCCCATTTTGGTTACCAGCCAGGGAAGTGGCCTGCGGGAAGCTGTGGAAATGAGCTACCGCCAGTTGGCAACCGCCGGGATCCCTGTCCACTTGGTCACCTACTTCGATGACCTGGGGGAGACTTACCCCTGGGTGGTGCAACTGCCGGTGGCCGGCATTAGCCTTGACTTTACCCGTGGCCACACCCTGGATCTGGTAAGAACCTATGGCTTTCCGGCTGACCAGATCCTAGGTGCTGGCGTAGTGGACGCTCGGAATGTCTGGAAGGTTCAGCCTGAGACCGTCTTGGCCAGCCTGCGGGAGCTGCAGGGGGTAGCTCCCAACCTACGGGTGCAGCCTTCCGCTTCGTTGCAATTTGTGCCCCACGACGCTGCTCTGGAAGCCCAGTTGCCGGAACCCCTCAGAAATGTCCTCAGCTTTGCCGAACAGAAGCTGGCCGAAGTAGCTCTCCTGGCGCGAGCCCTCAACGGCGAAGACACTGCTGCCCAGCAGGCGGAAATCCAGCAGCAATGGCAGAGCTTTGCGCAGTTTAGCCCCCCCAACCCCCAAGTGCGCCAGGCTTTGGCCAACCTCAAGCTCCAGGACTTCGAGCGATTCCTGCCCTACGAGCAGCGCCTAAGTCGGCAGGTTCAGCTACCACCTTTGCCCACCACCACCATTGGCTCCTTCCCCCAAACTCCAGAGGTGCGGCAGTGGCGAGCTAAGTACAAAAGAGGGGAGGTTTCGCAGGCGGAGTACGAAGCAGCCATTGACGCTGAGATTGCCAAGTGCATCCGCATTCAAGAAGAGATTGGCCTGGATGTGTTGGTGCATGGGGAATTTGAGCGCACCGACATGGTGGAGTACTTTGCCCAGAAGCTGGAAGGCTTTGCCTTCACTGAACACGGCTGGGTGCAGAGTTACGGCAGCCGCTGCGTGCGCCCTCCCATTCTCTACGGCGACGTGGTTCGCCCCCAACCCATGACAGTGCGGGAATTCCAAGTAGCCCAGTCCCACACCCAAAAGCCGGTGAAAGGCATGCTCACGGGGCCAGTGACTATGCTCAACTGGTCCTTTCCCCGTGTTGATATTCCCCGGCGGGAGCAGGCTTTGCAGATTGCCCTGGCCTTGAGAGCCGAAGTGGCAGATCTGGAAGCGGCTGGAGCGGTGATGGTGCAAGTGGATGAGCCGGCACTGCGGGAGGGGCTACCTCTGAAAAAAGAACGCTGGCCAGAATACCTCAGCTGGGCAGTGGATGCCTTTCGCCTAGCTACCGGCGGGGCCAAGCCGGAAACCCAGATTCACACCCACATGTGCTACTCAGAGTTTGGGGACATCATCGAGCACATTGAGCGGCTGGATGCCGACGTGCTTTCCATTGAAAACAGCCGCAGCAACAACAAAACCCTGCTGCAAATTGCCCAGGCTGGGTATCGTCACCAGGTGGGCAACGGCGTTTACGATGTCCACAGCCCTGCGGTGCCGAGCGTTGAGCAAATCCTGCAGCAGCTGCGCACAGGACTGGCCCACTTGCCTGTGGAGCAAACTTGGGTTAATCCCGATTGTGGCCTCAAGACCCGCCGCTGGGAGGAGGTGATCCCCGCACTGAAAAATATGGTGGCTGCCGCTCATCAGCTAGGGGAGGAGCTTCTGGAAACCCAACCTGAGGGTCTGCGCGAGTAA
- a CDS encoding ParA family protein, producing MSGRTALVITVACLSGGSGKTTAALNLAIMLAEHGKTLAVDFDPQGNLSQWMGWTDLSESATIAETILPGADRVHIREIIRPPLNEDRQERLWLAPSDYSLSRAMDAIVMEPGRELFLKRALRPILPEYDFLVIDSPPSKGLLTYNSILSADLLVVPTECTQKGVMGALSTLVLLKELEELDFHVPKFLGVLPTREQWVGNNRTKMSRAAVEALAEMMQGIPIFTPVRQSTVVQQTNSMGWSLAEAGEDLLAQPYREVLKAVLEAR from the coding sequence ATGTCTGGCAGAACGGCGCTTGTCATCACCGTTGCCTGTTTGAGTGGGGGATCCGGAAAGACCACAGCCGCCCTCAACCTGGCCATCATGTTGGCCGAGCATGGCAAGACGCTGGCCGTTGACTTTGACCCACAGGGCAACCTGAGCCAGTGGATGGGCTGGACGGATCTGTCGGAGTCGGCCACCATTGCCGAGACGATTTTGCCGGGGGCGGATCGGGTTCACATTCGGGAGATTATCCGTCCGCCGTTGAATGAGGATCGCCAGGAGCGGCTGTGGTTGGCCCCCAGCGATTACAGTCTCTCGCGGGCTATGGATGCGATCGTGATGGAGCCGGGGCGGGAGCTGTTTTTGAAGCGGGCTTTGCGACCGATTCTGCCGGAGTATGACTTTTTGGTCATCGACAGCCCCCCCTCGAAAGGGTTGCTCACCTACAACAGCATTCTCAGCGCCGATCTGCTGGTGGTGCCGACGGAATGTACCCAAAAGGGGGTGATGGGGGCCCTAAGTACCCTGGTGCTGTTGAAAGAATTGGAAGAGCTGGATTTTCATGTGCCCAAGTTTTTGGGGGTGCTCCCCACACGGGAACAGTGGGTGGGCAACAACCGCACCAAAATGTCGCGGGCCGCGGTGGAAGCCTTGGCGGAAATGATGCAAGGGATCCCCATTTTCACGCCGGTGCGGCAAAGTACAGTGGTGCAGCAAACCAACAGCATGGGCTGGTCCTTGGCGGAGGCGGGGGAAGATCTCCTGGCCCAACCTTATCGTGAGGTCCTCAAGGCTGTGTTGGAGGCCCGCTAA